The window ATCTTTCTCTACCTGAAAGAGAAGATAACTTCACAAACACCCACTTCCACAGATGGTGAAAGGAGCAGACACTCACCACTGACATCTCACAGTATTCCAGGCCATGTTTCTCAGCCCACTCCTGTGCTTGTTTCTGCTCCACAACTCGACGACCAACTAGGTCTGTTTTATTCCCCACTAAGAcacctacagaaaaaaacataggaaacaaatggaaaacaaaaacgttttgattttccttgattgaaacaaaggaaaaacaacaacccagAAATGCTGACTTGTTAGCAATAAATGCTGGAACATTTGTAAAAGTAGCTGAAAAAGTTGGAGGCATGGAGAACAGTCTACAACTACCTAGAAAAGGTTCCACAAAGGAAACATACTCATGCCTTATCTGCTTTGTGATAAAAGCAAATGAGTTGGAAGAAGCCATGCCTGCCCCTGGCTTAAAAGCAATGCTCTATGCCACATCTTAAGGGGAACAACTGCTGTCATACAAGAGAAGAGCAGATAACAAGAATCTCACCTATTTCTTACCTGGGATGTGCATTCCAACTGCGTGAGCCCTCAGCTTGTCCAACCACTTGGCACAGTTGTTGAAAGATTGCTCATTAGTGACATCATACACAAGGCACAGGACGTTGGGTTGCTCCCACTGCACAGCAAGAAAGGAACATTGTCAGCTCTAATGAAACTGATGTGGTCAACAGCCAGTCTGTAAACAAGGCATACACAGATgctaagacaaaaataaaaagcctaaCACACAGGAATCCTGTGCCCTGGCTGAGGTCTCACATTTCAGTTGAGCTGACTAAACGGGTAGCTGGCACTGTGAGAGGTGGTCTTGTTCTCTTTCCCCATTCCTGTCTGTACAGTCCTGCTCCTTTACTTGCACTGGCTCTGGCAATCATCTGATCCCTGGGGAAGCTGATTCTTCATGCTGAATCAGCACAAAATTAATCCTAGAGAAAAAAGTAGGaagattttcttccagtttgagCCAGTTTCTAGAGGGGCCCCTTGCAAATCAGACCTAGTGCAAGGACAGAAGTGGTATTGCCTCTTGTGGAGCAGTGAACCATTAGGTTGAGTTAGCcatctgtggtgggttgaccttggctggacaccaggtgcccactaagctgctctatcactcccctcctcagcagaacaggaagggagggaaaaaataagatgaaaaaatataacttgtgggtcaagataaaggcagtttaatgaagcaacagcaaaggtTGTGGGCAcggaagaaaaggaaaacaaaatacattaattctctacttcccatcagcaggtgatgtttggccacttcccaggaagcagggcttcagtacacgCAGCAGTTGCTCCGAAAGacaaatgttgtaaataacGAATGcccccagttcctcctcctttctcttagcttttatacctgagcagatgtcatatggtatggaatatccctttggtcagtttaggtcagctgtcctggctatgttcCCTTCCAGGATCTTGCCCatccccagcctactggtgaggggAGTGGGaatgttggagagacagccctgatgctgtgtaagcactgctcagcagtggccAAAATgccacctttctagctaccaatacaaagcacagcactataagggatgctgtggggctcagccagacccaatacaccATCTTAAAAAATTTCATGTCAATTAATTGATTCTACCTCTCAAAATGAGATAACACAATGGAGAATTGTACAGGCAAGGACACAAatgtgtgaaggaaaaaaacaagggCAGTATTATGCTCAAGGACAAGAACGAATCCTGTTGGATCAAACACATCACtataacacaaaaaaaccccactgttgGAGTAGCAGCAAAATAGCTGTTTTtctaaggaataaaaataactttaaccGACAGTAGACAGCAATTCTCAGTTAAACATCACCATTTCTACTGTAAGAAAACTGAATGActatctgcttttcttcctctagaAAGTAGTTCTAGTACTTGTACAAGTTTTAGAAAGATAGAACAGGATGCATTGGCAACTGAGGTAATTGCTCCCATTTACACTAAAGACAAAGTATGCTACATCTGCCAGACTGGGGAGTTCAGATCTTCAAAGCAAAAGCACTTATTTGGAGGAAGAGGACTGTTACATAAGACTTACCAGTTTCTctagcatttcagaaaatagaTCTTTTCCTGCAGAGTCAAAAATGAAGAATTCCTGAAAGTGGAAGCAGAAAGAATGCTCTTGCCATAAAAATGCAGTGTAGGGCAAGATTTTGTAAGTAAATACTGGAACTTGTAACTCCTATATTTTGTTCAGTACAGCAGTGTTGCATCACTAAGGGGCAAGCTCCCTGCACTGAGAATACTCCAATTCAGATCGtatgagaaaagaaataggtATTTTCATGTATACCCAATAAAAGGGTTACCTCCAAAGCCCCAGGTTTGGTTTCCATCCCTGCTGGAAACAGAATACGTGGAGCAGGACAGTAACCTGCACTATCTATACAACATTATACATATGGTCTACATTCCACTACTGAGAGTATAGGGCATTAAGGAAAAATAGCATGTAAGTTCCAGCTTCTGTAGTTCTAAGAAACATGAACTAAACCTGAGTGCCCTAAAGGACAAAACAGAATCCGAAAAGCTGGCAACAGCTTTTGTTTAAGACATCGTGTTGGATACAAGTATGTAaaacttatatttttaaaattaaactaacCCTGGAGTATCAGTGATTGTACATGATCAGCCTCATTTCCTTCATGCAACTTAATGGCCTGATGAACATGCACAGCAATCTTCCACCAGAATGAGACTAAAATGAGGTTTGAGCTCTGGATATCTCTTTCTGACCCAGTTTATGTCACAGAAAAACTCACCACACTATCACTTGTCTCTGGAACCGATACAGCCTTCACCAACAGTTCTATGCCCGTTGTCTGTCAAGAGGAATCAGGAAAACAAGGATCAGAAGAGTTTTTAAGAGCCTGTCTGACTGCATACCAACTGTGCATTGGATTGAGGCAATTCTTGTGAATCATTACAATCCCATCAAACATAAGACTGCTGGGAACTCTGCAGTCCTCCTCATAGTTCTGGTAACATACTCCCACCTACATGTCAAAGCCACGTAGATTTGCTCAGAGCagggaaaaagacagaaaagaaccAATGTCCATCGGTTTGCTTATATACAGCTAATACTCTTAGCTGATATCTGCAGGGCTATGTTCACTATCACGCTGCTCTAAAGTACACCTTAGAATGTTTAGCACCAGCCATGTGATCAACTAACATATGGGGCTGAAGTTATTTGTGCCTCTTCCACCTTTTATCTCATTCTGCTTTGtagcttgtttgtttgttctatTTCTATCCTTAACTTCTGGTTTCCATCTTTATTTCAATGAATAAAcatattttagggtttttttctccacactcatattttcctttttttactttacttatatttacttttatttttatcctgctTCTGATTAGTCATCACCATTGATTCTCACACTGAAAGACTGCAAACTGTATCCTCTTCATCTGGGAACAGTTTCTGTAGATTATAATTATCTTGGGGCTCTGCAGCACATCTTCGTGTTTGCATAGTGATAAGCGCACTGTCCACACGCACATTTAATAGTTGGAATTAAAAGCTTTCTCCTTCAGCAATGCTTTTTCACAGAGCACTCCCTAAAGGAGGAAGCTCTCTAACACCACAAAACCTTGTGAAAACATTGGTTCAGCAGGAAAACTACAAAATTAACTAAATTACTCTGCATTAAATTTCAAAACCAGCACCCACATAATATAAAGACTTACAGAATGTTAAATGGCTTCTATTCAGAATCTAGGgtgtaagagaaagaaaaccctgTAAGACTCCACCTTGAATGCCTCAACTTAAAATCgtagtatttattttgttctagACTTTCTTAGTTTTCTCATGCAAACTAGAAAAATGTTGGATACCAGTTTGAGGCTGTTGTATGCTTACCAGTGTGTAGTTCTTCTGAAAATGAGCCCCATCATTGCGGAACATCTGGGCTAGAGCACTCTTCCCCACAGCTGGATCTCCTGCAAAACCAAGAAcataaaagatttttgtttcatcttaGAGAATCTTATTTTCCCTCAGTTCTTTTACTTCATGCCATAAGAGCTCGAATGCTCGAACTCTGAATACAGGCAAGATAACTGTCACAAGAAGCACAAAACAATCTAAAATCCACGTGAGGAAATTAATACTGCCATTATGACATCAGATTTCTGCTCTGTGAACAACAGTGAAGGCCTCCCAGATCAGAGTGGAACTGCTGTTAGCTCTAAAATCTATCTCTACTCTATAGCCtttaactaaaaattaaaaaatcccagaTATGTTATCATGTAGAGAAAAACGCAATGTGATAGGGAGACTGGGCTACATAGGAAGCTATTTCCTCTCAGATTACTCGTTTCCCCAGATTCAAATCCTTGTTACATACTGAGTTTAGGGAAGAGACAGGTAATTTATTTACTACAAAGCTGCTTAAGTTGGTAACATTCCTCGATGAACTCTTCTTGCTGACCCTGCTAAGAGAGTAACTCTTGCTGactcagagctgctggtggctcATTAGTTGCATCCTaggcaaaacagaagcaaatgtCATTTAGCTGGAGAAAAAGAGCCTGCTGATTCATCCCTATATGGAAGGAGAACCAAGGGGCTTTACTTTTTGCTCTTCTACAGCCAAGGCTTTCTGGTACGGCTTGCACAACACTTTGGGCAaacctggcagctgcctggtttGGCCTACTGTTACAAAACTCCATCACATCCAAAGCAATGGCAGAGAACTGCAGAACTCACATATGCCCACATTACTCCAAGGAATAACATCATAATTCTTGCAAAACAAAGACTTAATGTTCTCCAAGGGCTTACTCTCTCTTCACATACTGTCTCACTACCCTGGATAGTACAAAGGACAGGAACCAGGAATTAAATACTGCAGCGGTTCTAGCTTTACCCTTAAAGGAACACTGCTGGCAGCTAAGCTTGGAATACAAGTCTTTTACATTATGTTGTTAATAAATAAACCCAGAGAGAAGTACATTGACCCTATTACAGCTTTCTAGATGTTGTTTTGAAGGAAATTGGTGAAGCTATCTGCTCACATAATATTATAGAGGAGGAAGGGTGTTTTGGATAGTGACAATTGCTCCTAGATGCATTAACCAAATGTAGCTCttgtttaaacattttcagcatgCTTGCTTACTTTGAGCTGAGCTGGGCTCATAATATTTAGACAGGAAAATCTGGTAAGCCAGCTTGTTTGTTCCCTGATCAGTTCAACTTGTGCTGAAGACAACAGTCTGTTCTGAGTGGAAGCTATTCTGTACTTCAATAGACAATTAGATCTGTCTTTGTAAAATGAGACAGAGAAGCATACATGCTCTAAACTGTGAACGCATCATCCAGTGCAAATTCTTAACTAATGTGTTGCCGTTCTTCAATTTGACAGCCCCAGTTGTTCTTGCCTTCTTATTATTCTTTGCCATCCTCTTAGCCCATTAGATCACTACACTTTCTCAAAATAAGTTTCCTTGCCCTTTTCATTTAGCTTGGTCTCATCTGCCAGTACTCCCACAGTATTTACTCCATCCATATTTCTGTTATCCTGCCAGAATCTGTAGTGTGTCTAAAATGCCTGCTACTGCCAACTGTCTTTCTACACCAAAAACCTTTTCATAGTGTCTCCATAGTAAGTTCAAACAACAATATCttctgtgtgtctgtaaatTACCCTTGAGATAACACAGCAATCGCTTTCTATTGTCAAGTTAATAGTCTCTCTTTTGCTAATAAAAGCCCTTTTCCCCTGTTGTTCTCTTTGACCTTTGTGTAGCTCCTGTGAGCCACTCTGTTCTTCATAACCGTTTCCTTAGGTACACAAGAATTCCCTATTctatttctgatgtttttctccTACCTATGtaattgcattttcttgttCCCTTTAGGTTGTTGTGGTTACTCATCCCTTATGTCTCTTTCACAATATTGGTCTCTTCTGCAAGAAAGAAGGTATTTTGCGTGGTCTGCTTcattgatttattatttttaataatacatgGATATTATTGTAGCACTTAGGAGAACTACATATGGGACAGGACCTTCTTGTTGGTTGTGTtgcaaacagaactgaaaaggCAGCTCCAGACCCAATTAGGATTAAGCACATAACTAGGTCACCCAGAGAAAATCTATGTGAATTTAGAACAGTCATGGAATTGGCCTTCCCTAACACTAAACTGCAAAACTGGAAAGATCTAAGCAAAGCCTGTGTATTGGGACCTGAAAACGTTGAAACTGGAAACCATGTGTAAGTTTCAGATCTGGAGGACAGGCAAGATACTCATGCTGTCCACGATAGCTGTCAACAGAGGCACGAGGGAGATTCATTCTGGCGCATTTGCCAAAGACCACACTGGCTTTGTGCAAGTTATCTGCttctgaggttaaaaaaaaaaaaaaaaaaggcaaacattttattctggatgaaagaaaagaggattGCAACAGAGTTAAACCTGGGAGTTGTCTGCCCAGAAAGGTTTTATGGATTTGTGCTTCTAGCTGAGGCTGCACAGAGCTTCAATATagacagagggaggaaaaaaagaaaagttttcttcccCTAGTGTTAACAGTCAGCTGTACTTATGCTCAGCACCTCCATAATTCATCCTGACTAAACAGCCTGTGTCTTcacctcactttttttttccaggttaacCTTCAGTTTGCTTGGGGAAAAAGATGCCTCTGTGAAGTGCACACGCTTCACCCTTCTATTCTTTGCTAAAGCTCTACCTTTCCATCACACTCTCAGAATCACCCCAGCCTCTGACGTGATTTTTTCTTCTAGCACAAAGGGAGCCTCCTGTCTGAGGCAGGCCTCGGCTGTCCATCCTGCTGTCTTCACACTTCTCCCATGTTATGCCCACCTTTCCACACTGGAGAAAcactctttcctttctttctgccttcctttcagATCCTGTCCTTGCATTTCAGCCGGTCCAGCCCCGCTTCACGCCCTCCCTCCACGCAGCTCGTGATTCTCCACATGTGGTGGGAGGGGAACGACACAGGGTAGCTAACAACAAGCACTATGTCCACCGTTCCCGAGGGAGCCGAGGTCCCCACCTCTCTCCTGTCGCCTCTTCCCCCACCTCTTCTCCGTCGGGGCGACTCCTCGACGCGGGGCCGAGCGCAGCCAGGCCGCCTCCCGGCCGCCACCACCCGCCGCTCCCCCCGTCGCTGACGGGGCCCCCAGcgccgccccgctgccggccTCGTCTCACCCCACGGAGCCCGCTCAGGGCCCCCGCGGCCAGCGGGGCCGATGGCACCGCCCGGGCCGCACTCACCTGCCAGGAGGCACTTGGCAGCCAGCTTCACCATCGCCCCGGCCCGGGGAAGGCGCCAGCGCGACAGGAGGGCAGCGGCTGCCGTCGCCGCGCTCTGCCGCGGCCTTAGCAACAGCGCGGCCCTAGCAACCGAGCGCCCCGCCTCCTTGGGGAGGCGACCGCCCGCCCAGCTCGGTTGGCTGTTAGCTCTGCTCATCAATGCTACCCGGAGTTGTTATTGGGTCACTTGACTTTTCCCGCCCACCAAACGTGCTGTCATTCAAACCCGACCCCCCGGCCCTTCGGGTAGCCGAGGTGGGCAGCGCGCTCAGCGGGTGGGGCCGTGGTGTTACGGGGACAACGGTGTCGTTTCCGCGCAGCAACTAAGTACGCTGTCAGGGGCCGGCTTCTCATTGGGCAGAACGCAGGGGACCGTGCCACGGGGCGCATTAACCCACCGGGGACAGGGCAGAAAATAGTAAAGTTACGGGCAAAGAGCTACGTGATAGGGGTGCGGCAGCACCAAGGCGGGAAAAGACAAGTGATCGCGAGGGAGAGCAGCCGCCATTTCCCGCCTGTGCCCCCGCGGAGTCCGACCTTCCGTTCGGAGCGCCCCTCCGCCGGCACGGCTGGGCGCCTTCCTGCGCATGCGCGCGATGCCACGTTCAGCTGTGTcgtccccctccccccacccccggccgGCGGGGACGCGCGGATCGGCGCGTGCGCCGGCCGTTAACGGCGGGGGAGTTGCGCGTGCTTCGGCCCGTTGCCGGCGGGTGGGTGTCGGTCACGCAGCGGCGGGGGCGCCCGCAAAGGGGGAAGGTGCCGGCCGAGGCCTGTCACCGTCTGCGGGCCGAGGCCTGTCACCGTCTGCAGCGCCGCGCGTTTGGGGTCGCTTTTCCCTCAGGGCTCAGGCGGGAACCGCGCCCCGCTTTGTGCTTCGCTGCGGCTGCTTCTGAGCCAGCCCCGCATCCCCGTGTGCTTGTAACTCGGGCACCGACCCCGTGTCGGTCGGGTCCGCTCGGTTAAAGCAGCCGGCTGAGGAGGCCTGCGTGTCCAGTGTGGACGCTGAGCAACGTTTCCTCTCGGCCTGAGCCAACGCTTGCTCTGTTGACCTTTCTCCCAGTTCGTACTTTGTCTTGCTTTTGACTATGTTACTGATCTCCTGGGGAGAGGGTTCCTTGCTCACCTGTGTCTTAGTTGCTTTCTTAGTATCTCAGAATtttattcctcctttcccactgtTATTTTTGTAGTCTTTCACACAGCAGTAGGTTGGTTCCTTCAAttatttgtcttcttttttttcaaatacttttcctGATATCTGCCTTGACTTCTCTTAAGCTATTTCTATGCCCTGTTCTTAATCTTCATACTGATCTTCTGTCTTCCTTAAGCAGTTCGAGGCAAACTTAATGCGTTTGGGTTAGAGCTGAAAAAGCTGACTGCAACTTCGGGGGTCTTCCCCTCCTTCCAATCTCTTCGAAAGATCTTATGCTGTTAGAAAGTATGCCGTTAATAATAAACAATACTTTTTCAGGGTATAAACTTTGCTTGGCTACACCTTAGTTTGTTTACTGTGGAGCACAGAATCTGCTTACTGTGAAAGGCAGTAAGTAAGCTTGGGAAGAAGAGAATAATCAATTATGCATCAATGTTTGGGTTATACGATTGGATGTTGCGAGAGTACAGTAcattgaaaataatgttttctaagttttattttaatctcaaGGTAgtccctgctgcttttttttttgctttttttttttttttttcctagtatgAGTGACCCATTTCACATGTTTGGGACTACATGTCGTATCTGCCAGACATCTGACCAGGCAAgcaaataacataaaaataataagtacCTATAGCAAAATCAAAGGAGTCTTTTATATGCAGATAAAAGCATTGtttctgtgattaaaaaaaaatgaaagggacTTCTGTAGCCTGAGTGGGCAGTGGCTTTAATTGTAGATGATGACTGTAGTGAAATAGAGTGGTGGAGACACTACTAGGGGTaccattaaaaaggaaaagaaaaattaatcccaTGTCTCATTAttgcttttactgttttctcttccattcCTGAATCCTCTATCACCTAAAACAGGTGTGCGGTTATTGATGTTCTCCATCACTTACATCTAAATAACTTACctcctttttcatcttttctgccTTCCACTCCACTCCATCCTCCAAGAAATTCACCTGTCTCTGTGTTGTTCCATTTTTGCAATCTTTGCATTATCCTTTGTTGTCTATTTGTAATATTGTCCCAGTTTACTGACAGGTCTATATAGGAAGGCTTTGAGGTTCCATTATGATGTACTTGAGATTTATTGATCATAGCTGTAATGTGGTAGTATCCATCAGCATTTTCTGAGGTTGCAGTTCTCTACCATTTTACACTGGGATCAGTGTAATAGAAGGAATAGATTATGTTGGAAGTGAGATTTTCATTGCTATTGAAAAATTCTGCTTGGAATTTGGCTATCTCCTTTGTTACATTCCTATTAGCACCCTGGTCCTTCATTCCCTATGTGCATGCACTTGCACATAGAGCTCTTAATGGAGCTCTTGTGTCCTCTCTTATTTCAGCTGTCCTTTTGCTCCAtgctttccccacccccagtctcagtcttttcctcttcctgacTTCTCATAGGTAAAAGTTGTTCCCTTACTGGCATTGGCAGTGATAGATTAAGGATGGAATTACTTATCTACACCTTGTAATCCAAGCAGAATTGCAGTCTGCTCTTAGCAGTCCACAGGGGTTGCTGCTGAATAAATTGGAATACTGGTAGCTGTGCTCACTGACGCTTGTCTCATCTTGAATACGTGGGAAAGCAAGGGGAAGAGAAACCCTGtggatttaaacaaaaaaaaacaacagaggaTGTTGTCCTTACCCTAGAGAAGTGTTTATGAGCTTAAATCCTGTGTTTACCA of the Falco cherrug isolate bFalChe1 chromosome 5, bFalChe1.pri, whole genome shotgun sequence genome contains:
- the IFT27 gene encoding intraflagellar transport protein 27 homolog isoform X2, encoding MFRNDGAHFQKNYTLTTGIELLVKAVSVPETSDSVEFFIFDSAGKDLFSEMLEKLWEQPNVLCLVYDVTNEQSFNNCAKWLDKLRAHAVGMHIPGVLVGNKTDLVGRRVVEQKQAQEWAEKHGLEYCEMSVKEMKNFEAPFHILAKSFQQLYKEKVETFHSLA
- the IFT27 gene encoding intraflagellar transport protein 27 homolog isoform X1, encoding MVKLAAKCLLAGDPAVGKSALAQMFRNDGAHFQKNYTLTTGIELLVKAVSVPETSDSVEFFIFDSAGKDLFSEMLEKLWEQPNVLCLVYDVTNEQSFNNCAKWLDKLRAHAVGMHIPGVLVGNKTDLVGRRVVEQKQAQEWAEKHGLEYCEMSVKEMKNFEAPFHILAKSFQQLYKEKVETFHSLA